A genomic window from Brassica oleracea var. oleracea cultivar TO1000 chromosome C8, BOL, whole genome shotgun sequence includes:
- the LOC106309228 gene encoding auxin-responsive protein SAUR32, whose protein sequence is MGSREKNLKSFHSNRFKNNIKTKNLKSFHSNRFKNNIKQGIKDVPKGCLAIKVGSREEEKQRFVVPIFYFNHPLFMQLLKEAEEEYGFEQKGTITIPCHVEVFRYVQDKIHREISVNYHGNHHHNNHNHIVGCFRA, encoded by the coding sequence ATGGGTTCCCGAGAGAAAAACCTCAAGAGCTTCCACTCAAATCGTTTTAAGAACAACATCAAAACGAAAAACCTCAAGAGCTTCCACTCAAATCGTTTTAAGAACAACATCAAACAAGGGATCAAAGATGTTCCAAAGGGTTGTTTAGCAATCAAAGTGGGATCAAGAGAAGAGGAGAAACAAAGATTTGTTGTCCCTATTTTCTATTTTAACCATCCGTTGTTTATGCAACTCCTAAAGGAAGCAGAAGAAGAGTATGGATTCGAGCAGAAAGGTACCATCACAATCCCTTGCCACGTGGAGGTTTTCCGTTATGTTCAAGACAAGATCCATAGAGAGATATCGGTTAATTATCATGGTAATCATCATCATAATAACCACAACCATATTGTTGGATGTTTTAGAGCGTAA
- the LOC106310806 gene encoding LOW QUALITY PROTEIN: NAC domain-containing protein 66 (The sequence of the model RefSeq protein was modified relative to this genomic sequence to represent the inferred CDS: deleted 1 base in 1 codon): MNISVNGQSQVPPGFRFHPTEEELLQYYLRKKISNIKIDLDDVIRDVDLNKLEPWDIQEMCKIGTTPQNDWYFFSHKDKKYPTGTRTNRATTVGFWKATGRDKIIYSNGDRIGMRKTLVFYKGRAPHGQKSDWIMHEYRLDDNLLVSSSHLDDDVTLETCEVIGGDEGWVVCRVFMKKSLCKTVNSSPPRSIKTPSFNEETIGHFLEVMEQSCKEETILDPFLKLPNLECPNTVASYQRLMDDQVSNCHVSKLVDPITSWASLDRLVASQLNGPNSYYEIPQSPFHGLNGPGYFNTGLTPDYYIPEMDVWNDTDFGRTTPSSN; this comes from the exons ATGAACATATCAGTAAACGGACAGTCACAAGTGCCTCCCGGCTTTAGGTTTCACCCGACTGAGGAAGAGCTCTTGCAGTATTACCTCCGCAAAAAAATATCTAACATCAAGATTGATCTCGAT GATGTTATTCGTGATGTTGATCTCAACAAGCTCGAGCCTTGGGATATTCAAG AGATGTGCAAGATTGGAACAACGCCGCAAAACGATTGGTACTTCTTTAGCCACAAGGACAAGAAGTATCCCACGGGAACAAGAACCAACCGAGCGACCACGGTCGGATTTTGGAAAGCAACCGGACGTGACAAGATCATATACAGCAATGGCGATAGAATCGGTATGCGGAAAACGCTTGTCTTCTATAAAGGTCGAGCCCCTCATGGTCAAAAATCCGACTGGATCATGCACGAATATAGACTCGACGATAATCTACTAGTTTCCTCCTCTCATCTTGACGATGACGTCACTCTAGAAACGTGTGAAGTCATAGGAGGAGACGAAGGATGGGTGGTGTGCCGTGTTTTCATGAAGAAGAGTCTTTGCAAAACTGTAAACAGCAGTCCGCCGAGATCGATCAAAACGCCGTCGTTCAACGAGGAGACTATAGGCCATTTTCTTGAAGTTATGGAGCAATCTTGTAAAGAAGAGACCATTCTAGACCCTTTCTTAAAACTCCCCAACCTCGAGTGCCCTAACACCGTCGCGAGTTACCAGCGGTTGATGGACGACCAAGTCAGCAACTGCCACGTCAGTAAACTTGTGGATCCCATCACTAGCTGGGCCTCTTTGGATCGTCTCGTTGCCTCGCAGCTAAATGGCCCCAACTCATATTATGAGATCCCACAGTCACCGTTCCATGGACTAAACGGGCCCGGTTATTTCAATACTGGTTTGACGCCTGATTATTATATACCAGAAATGGATGTCTGGAATGACACAGATTTCGGGAGAACGACGCCATCGTCCAACTAG